The Denticeps clupeoides chromosome 10, fDenClu1.1, whole genome shotgun sequence DNA window ATCTGCAAAATTTTACCATGCATATTAAAATGCCTTTTGGTCTCTTTTGCCACTTAATTCAAGAACCcttatacaaaatgtaaaagctggtaGCTAAATAGGAGCCCTTTGATATTATGCCATATTCAAAGGCTAGTCAACTATCAAAGTAGTTGTCAGCCCTACTCCTTGAtcaatttgaagaaaaaaaagcttaattCTTCTGAATGTTCTACAACATGTTTGTTGTATTCAGACCATGAACATTTACTGTCAACCagaagctaaataaataaataggatatTTATTGTGCCATGATATCAAACATATGTGCAGCAAGTACAACTGAAGGAAACAGTCCAGTTACATTCTATCTGGCTTCATGGTCTGTTTGTGAGCTAATGGGTATGTTCCCATCAGCCCACAATGTCTTTAGGAACATGTTCCCATGTTCCAAAATACATACAGATgccaaaagataaaaaagatcAACGCTACTTGTTAAACAGAGTTCAGAGTTGACTGGGGTTAAGTGTTGGTGGAACCTGACGAGTGACCACTCGAGACACTATCTAAAATGCGGCAGCACTCACAAAGGAGTGCGCCATTGCTTTTCTCCAAGGACTCGGATTGTGCATTGCAATAAACTGAATTGTGAGAACTGAAACAGAATGTGGATAAGcaaatttgcattacattttaatggatgtaaaaattaggaTGCAATTGAATTGGAATTCAAATGTTGATTTCTGTAATtcagattaaaatatatttaatttagtttCTACAGGCACAAATAtcataaatgcaaatggaaggaaaaaaaaaaaaaaaaaaagtgtgccaGGTTTACCGCTCAGCATGGAACAAATCCACAAAGGGGAAATTCATACCAGTGGGGTTTGATCTTTACACAAATACCACATGACGACTAATGTTAAAGATGTTCATACTCCAATTAATAACCATAGAGAGCAGGCCAGTGTCTTCTCTCATCAATCTTGATAAGAGTCTGTCTGAGAGGAGGCTTTGCAGCCCTTCAAAAGGCTCAGTTTGATCTCCAGATGATGAGAACAGCACATCTGAAGAGCTGCCTTTATTTTTTCAACTCAGAAGAAATATACAGTACACTTTCTAGTAgctcaggagtgtgtgtgtgtgtgtgtgtgtgtgtgtgcaagcaacAAAAAGACATGAGAAAGGCCTCTTTGGTTGAAACTACCAGCAGCCTATGAATCAGTGCTCAGACATCATAActtaaaaacatcaaaaatgaAGCCATGCTGGTGCTCAAAATCCACAAACTGATCCTGCAAATAAACCAGTAGCTAACAAGAAGTATCAGAAACATCAGAATGATGTAtactgaaaaaaggaaaaaaaggaataaatgaaGTTTTATAACAGTCAAAATAttgactggggcagtggtggcctagcagttaagggagctgccccataatcacaaggttgccagtttgaatcccgatccgccaaggtgccactgagcagggtatagtccccacacactgctcaccgaaggtgattgttaaatacagaagacacatttcattgtgtcaccgcgtggtgtgcttcacaatcacttcacttttttttacatatattctatgtttacagacatacacaaatatacacacacttttaacagtctatttatttttcagtctatttatttgtatttgttttatattatacgGCATGTCGCATTCTCTatgctatttattttgtgctgcttttgtctggtactgtccactttctgccatgacaatgtaaatttcccaaatttaaattaattttttttaaagatattatCTTATTACAATATTGCAATGCATTTGTTAGTTAAGCCAATAAgtacaaatgtgcatttttcttATACTAATTAAAATACGGCTGGTAagatttttctgctcatttctaGTATTTGTGCAGGCTTTAAAGGCCAGTACTGTCTGGCGGAGCGATGCAACTACTCAAACTTTGTCCTCCATGACAACaaactgtatcacaatgatgtCTGGGCATTGGTCAGAAGACAATATACCCTCCTGCCTAAAAGCACACAAGGAAGTTCTGAAACCTACAATGTCACGTGCATGCTGTTCGGCATGTCTTCGCCATGTCCTGAATTTAGTGGGTGAAACATGGCAGCACTAAAGCGACTTCTCAGAAATGGCACTTCGTCACTTGGATGTGATCAGCCTTCTTCAAAAACTCAGCCAGGAAGAGAAAACGAGTGAATTCTGAAAGATTGGTGGAATACCTGGTTTAAGGCAGTGAATTAGGCCTGAAACTAGTTTTTTACTTGAGGCATTGTTTAATTAGTCACCCAACTCCATGTATTATCGTATCACTCCCACTTTGTAGACTACAGCACAACACTGGTAtcactgttttaactgaagcacattcaaagcttttttttatgctaTAATGGCGGTATCGCCTAAAGGTATCGTATTTTCATGATTGCTATGACTTGTGATTTTTGTTATAATTTATGACTGACTTGTAGCCTGTGTAATAGGGTTGGGCATTTAAACGCTTTTGAATGATgattgtgagaaaaaaaaaaaaaaaattcagctcaATCTCAATGATCAACCTTGGGCATTTGTCACGATcgataaaatggcagaaattagcatattttctgtttgtctttatattacttttaaatggagacatgCCTTTAATTGCAAAAATGCCACAAAAACTAGAGCAACCAAACAAAAGCATGCATGCGAGACATCATGCATGATCGTTTGCATCACGCGCTCACTCAACAGAATGAAAGAGAGTGTATGTGCGGATCAGCATCCTGATTGGTGTGCTTCGCAAAATAAGGCAGATTTCAGTGTAGGTGGGCTTTACAGCaggttaaaataaaactaaaaacaaataTGTTAACCTGTGTTTGTGAAGTTGtatttcaccgttttttttccatgtttttccaCATAAATGTTTCACGGAAAGGTTAATTAATTGGGCTTCGTTCTGGAGTCAATAAGCCAACAGggtttaagctttgatctaatgaaagtgttgagtttgaataaaaaccatttttgtgaggaataacagcaaaTTGATGGCTCATTTTAAGAGGCCTTTCATTACACACTAGTGATCGTATGATTTATCAGAGAACTCGATtactcgaaaaaaaaaaaaaaaatcaacaatacTCAAATACAAAAACATTCCACCGTTGCAGCCCTACAGTGATGTACCATGCAGAAAATGTTCATCTGCATAGTGTTATTCTTGGtggaaaatgtgtttatgtgcagtTTATGTGCATAACATAATGGATGATCACAGGCTGGTataagcctagtgggtaacacactcgcctatgagccagaagacccaggttcaaatctcgcttactaccatagtgtccctgagcaagacacttaaccctgagttgctccagggtgactgtctgattgtaactactgatagtaagtcgctctggataagggtgtctgataaatgctgtaaatgtaaatgatctggGGTCCTACCGCTAAAATGTGGTGTAGTGCTACAACAGACATGCTACAGAGCAAGATGTGTATGTCAGAGAGACAGAAGGTACTAGATCAGCTTCATGTGGCGTCCTCCATCTTGCATTCAAGAACTTTTCTAAACCACGTGAACTCCTCCTGCCAAAGAGGTCTACAGGCTGGTGAGGTTCCAGCCATGGAAAAGTAGAATCAAgcttacacacaactgaagccACAGGCATAggcatcagcatttttatacAAAGTGGACTATACTGTGTGCCCAGGGAACCCTACACACCGGGTCTGGTTCTTGCTGAATACTGGCAGTCCCTTACATCTTCCTTTCCGGTAAATTCAGTGGATTGCAAGAGGAGTCTGCTCACAGTTCACTTACAGAGATGAAGACAATCATGTATTTCAACAGTGTTGTCAATGAAAGAGGGAACAATTCAAAATGGTTCCAGGTCATTATGCACGTGCGCTTAACTTTTTGTATTCCCGGTCatcccaatgtttatttatttgacaaccatttaatgttaattttaaatgtgaagcaattttattaaaaacaaaattaagactaatgtgaaataatgagcTTCTTTGTATTGCATGAAACATTTGgggggttctttttttaaacggtTTATAAAAGgtgaataattattttataatgtaaaatgcagacttatggaaaataataaaatagaattCAGATTTCAAAGAGCCCTAACAGTACTCCAGTTTGCATAACCTAGTTAACACAACAcaatcatgtattaaacccccaaTTGAAAATAGTGCTTTACACCACAATCAACAACAGCTTATACTTTGGTCATTCTCCTTCCCCAGTGGAGCACTAGTCTCAGTCCTCTACACAAACCACCAACAAGTCCTCTAACACCACATCAATATACTTTCGACTAggtcttcctcctctcctctttaCTGGTAGCTCAATCATCAGCATCCTTCTCCAACAACTGCAAACAATGATCTAAAAGCATGATAACCATCAGCGGTGGACTGTAACAAAGTAAAGTAGTTTCTTCATGTATCTGTACTTTGCTGAAGGATTTCCCTTTGgagagactttttacttttactccactacatttcaaaGTCAAATATCTTACATCTAGCTCATTAAAAAGAATGACAGATTTTGTGTAATGTATGAGATATAGTGTAGTGACATAACTGCTGCATAACTTTCTTATCTTATAACCCCCGGgagaattaaaaacatttaatgagaaATCTTCACCCGTCCATCCCTAATCTGTCTGTAACCTTTTTGGTTGGAATGTCGCTGGGAATCTGCAACTTTTTAACGAAGACTGggatttaattttattttgagtGCTTGGAGAGTCACATGTTCAGTGCAGCATGTTCAAGTGCACACAATCAAAATAAGGCTGATGTTATGtgcttatgatcattttaatggaTGTCAGACAAATGAAAGACATTCTGTTAAAAGGTTTTTGACGTGCCAAACGAGGCAGTCTTTTCATCTAAAAATTGGTCAATTAGTCTTACAAAATGAATAGAACATCAGacccataataaaaaaaccctgCACTTTTACTGTTGGTACTAAAGTATAAATAAAGTACCTCAAGTGGTACTTTAAAGGGTGGACTTTTACTTATAATGGAGTAAAAGGTACCTTGTGTACCTCAACTTTAACTCTGGTACATGGCTTGTGTGCTTAGTCCACAACTGATAACCCTTTTATCTCCAGCACATACGCAGATGGAACAGAAAAGTACCAGATGAACAGtccaaaaaattaaatcattaaaaatacataataataattactagTAGACAAACTGTCAAATCAAAATCAGTTGACCTGACCTTGACCAGTCACCTCCGAACTTCATCTTTGAGTTAAGGTCCGTGTCACATTTCTTAGAGACATTCTTTAACACGGTCATGATTAATCAGTGGTCCATCCATTTTTCTTTCAGACCGAACCCAGCAGAACCTCACTCTCGGCACGAAAAATATGCTTGGTTTTCTAAACTTCAGTTAAGACGTTAATGTAGTGTTGTAGATCCCTGGACACTCAGGGATAGTTAAGATCAACTTTTCCTCCATTGATGCAGGCAGCCACACTACCAGCACAACTTTttaacgtcattatgatgtaatagATTATGTTCTACattgcatcgtgatgcatcgattatataATTAATGTCAACGCCCCTACTATTTACCCTAAAAAACATGGACAAGTCACCTATAACAAGACATTGACTCATAACTGTTGGATGCAtgttattaaaattgaattttctATGCCAACATACATAGGTAACAAGATTTATTCTCTCTCCTAATTACACTGACAACACAAGTCTGGAAATGGATGGTTCAACTCAATACTATTctggatgaaagtgaagtgattgtcattgtgaaacatgccagcacagcacacggtgacacaacgaaatgtgtcctctgcatttaaccatcacccttggtgagcagtgagcggccatgacaggcgcccggggagcagtgtgtggggacggtacctacAGTGgggagtggcaccttggcggatcgtgatccgatccggcaactttctgattacggggcagcttccttaaccgctaggcattCCCCACATTTACAATGGATGTCATCTCATTGAAACCATGAAGGAACTCCATAGGaatttaaacaaatatacatttttaagcaAATGCTGAACAACCATAacagctttatatatatatatatatacacacacacacacacacacacacacacacacacacaccctgttgAAAGTAGAGCAAACAGTCAAAATGTTATCATATTGCTGACTGAGTGCAGCACCACTATTTTCGAGCTGAAGGTAATCCATCTCACAATCCACCTATTTCaccatgggggggggggggggattttcCTGTTTCTGGGATCAACACAAAATCAGGCTTTCTCAAACCACAAAGCAGCTTTCATCCAGGCCGCACCACCCAATTCTCCTATAGTTCCAATTCAAAAACCAAAATATTCACGATTCACAAATACACCGCAAAAGCCAAAATCTGTCTTAGATCAactgccaataaaaaaaattaaatacctCCCAGAAATATAGTGTAAAAATGAAGTGtgacatttatattaaatgttattaattcatttcataaacacacacagaccatggCTGTTACATGTCTGATAAACATCTAAATATatgaagtgaggtgattgtcaatatgaaacactgcagaacagcacacggtgacacaacaaaatgtgtcctctgcttttaaccatcacccttggtgagcagtgggcagccatgacagccgcccagggagcagtgtgtggggacggtgctttgatcaactACAACCAACTTAACCAGATGTGAGAGCAATCCATGATTTTAAAATCTGGCAAAAGACTGAGTTTTTCTCATCAGGCCAGAAGGGTGCTGAACGAGAACGTGCCACCACACCTCCCATTTGGAAaattaaatgcacaaaaattcTAATGGAAATTggcaatgaaatattcaatcTGAGCAAtcttacattttgcaattggcaattcaatgtgcaaagtCCTGATGCCATCCGTAGTTAATTTTAaagtattttgagaaaaaaaaaaaatagaacaatTCTGTAAATTGCATTCTGTTTTGCCATGGGTagtctgcacttttttttcaaatggcaattcaatgtccaaagtgctgatgcaattctttatttaatttttaataataaattgaataaCAAATCACTGCATTGGATTTTGCTTTGCAAATCGGTTTGCAAACTGTCACTATGACTGCGTTTGTcatagtgatacacagcagaacagcacacggtgcacacagtgaaatttgtcctctgcatttaacccatcacccttggtgagcagtgggcggccatgacaggcgcccggggagcagtgtgtggggacggtgctttgctcagtggcacctcagtggctcgggatttgaaccggcaaccttctgattacgaggtcgcttccttaactgctaggccaccactgccccaaggcgAGCAGTCACGTACAATGTCACTTCCTTGTTCAGGGCCTCATCAGACTCCATTCAACAGagtgatttgttcatttagaGCAGTAGCACAGTCACTGGCCTGTCTGGAGGTTGACTCTTCTCACCAAGTGCTGTGGCAGCCTCTCTGAGAAGCTGAACAACGGACTTCTCCATCTTCACGCTCACGTTGCGCTTTTCGATCCTTTACCGCATAAAACTCAGGTTGGTATTGGTGATACTGATAAGATACCGATGCGTTACACAAAAACTTTGTGTGTTTGGAAGATCTAAATAAAAAGGGCTCTGACAACAATAAATTAACAGAATTCTTTGTTCTGCCATGAGAAATAACTCGGATGTTAAACATTAGTTCTGTGTGACTTTCCCCAAGGTCTCTTGCGTTGCACACTTTGAGAATCACAAATCACTAAAGGAACAAATCACTGGGCTGAATGGATTCTGGTGAGGCCCTAAAACAAGACTGTGATGTTGTTAGTGAAGGCCCGCCTTCATGATGGTCTGACAGTTTGCAAAAATGATAGCAATTGAAATGCAATTCAGTtttgttattctatttattatttcaaaatattgaaattaatAAGCAGCATGCATCAGCCCCCTGGACACTGAATTGCTATTGGATTgccattttaataaatgtgcagaGAACCCTTGgcaaaatgtaatgcaaatcagtgaattgttattctattttttttttttttattcaaaatactttGAAATTAACTAAGGATTGAatcagcactttgcacattgaattgccGATTGCATGCTCTGATTGAATATTGCATAGCCAAATGAATTTTCATTAGAATTTTTGATCTTATAATCTCCCAATGTCCAATGatgtaatgcattttaacaGGAAACATTTCCACTACCCATGATGTCTGTATCTCGTGTCCTCAGTGAACATAATATCTTCTTTGCGTAATAGCTTGcctattttttttactagcctttccctccttttattttattctattttatttaattagggtggtagtagcctagtggtaacacacttgcctatgacccaaaagacccaggtccaaatcccacttactaccattgtgtccctgagcaagaaacttcaccctgagtgtccctgtaactacagactgtccctgtaactacagactgtaagtcgctctggataagggcatctaataaatgctgtaaatgttactttaactatgcacagtcgtgcattcactgcatgttgtactacTATAACTATGCATGCTACAAGTAAAAGTCTTAAATCTTGATCTGGAAGTCATGTGTGTCCACCATTTGGGAGAAAATTAGGAGGCACTGGTCTAGATAAACTGTagcaaacattttaacatttaaaagttTATCTGGGACCATGACAGCTAGTTCCTCGATGCGACAACCACTTGCAGGTGAGAGCCAGATGTGCAGCCACTGCAACATCCAGAAAGGTCACAAACCACCGAGGCTTCTCGACCCCCCCAAAAGTTTATTGGCAGAAGTGTCCGGAGCTGATAAACGAGGCCCGTAACATGACTGCCCGCGATACGGAACAGGATGCGCCCACCTTTTTTACGACCAGAGACCCGGAGACATGAGCCTCGGACACGATCCCCTCACCTATGTGCGTGTCCTGGCCGTGGGGTCCCGGCACCTGCACCGTGATCTGGCGCTCCGGCCTCGGGATGCACCTCAGGCAGAAGGAGTGCAGGCAGGGCAGCAGCTTGGGCTCGCAGTCGCGGCTCTGCAGGCTCTGTTTACACACCGCGCACGTATCCAGCAGGTTTATGGGCGCCGCACTGGCGGCGCCGGCCGGGGCTGACGGTggcggaggaggcggcggcggcggcgtctcGTTCGGGGGAGCGGGAGAACTCCCGACGGGCTCGCCCGCGGGTTCGGGGACTTCTACGGTGGAGTTGCCATTTGGAGTCGCCCTGCTGCCACCGCCGccgtctcctcctccttctccaccaTCGACGCCTTGTCCAGCGGCGGGTGTCGGAAGCCCGGAGTCCTTTTCTGGGCACTGTCCGTCCTCCCCTCCCTTCGGAAGCGGCTCTATGACGATGACGGCGCCGGAATCGGTCGCCGCGGCGTCTCCGCTCTCCTCTGGCTGCGGCGCCACCTCCATAGTAGCTGCGCTCTCCGTATCCTCCTCGCCTTTGTTGTCCGCCATCTTCCTTCCTCTTTGAACCGCTTGACGTTGTGCGCGCTCACAAAACTCGGCGGGGCTGACGTCATGACGCAGCCTCTTGCGACAGACGGCGGAGCTCCAAAATAAAAGACCCTTCTGGAGCGCAATCAACTCTTAAACATTTCCCTCGTTCTAGTCCCTCATTGTAtttgtctcttctggaaaggtaggaatctagtctgccaaatgccttaaatgtaaatgtaatgatttgtTTGTACAATATCATAGCACCGATCGTTTTGAATGTCTCGGacataacaagtccagttgccattgaAATTACATTATTTTCGCAAGTTCCATTacttaataataaatgcatgcacGATAGTGTGGCAGTGCAAATGTGGGAATCTTTGCTGAAAAATGCTCGGGAAGTTTAAAGGCTCGCCGTCACACCTCGACCTGCTTGTTCCTGCAATGTGTGCAGCTCAGCTAAAACCAGCAGGGTGCGCTGTGCTgtcgttttattattattattattttttttttagaaccagAGGAAAATTATGCTCGTTGATATGTAGACCTGAGATTCCTGGACTGTTGGCACGTAATTTAGCTTTGGGAAAATGGTGGCCAAACCATACACAAAGCAGGATTATGGTCAGTTATGGCTTTTCCAACAAAACATTCAGACATCTGTTATTTTCCagtattttttattgcaaaaagaAATTGTAGAAATATATCGAGTTAAACCCACAGGCATATGCACAAACACAGTAATCCAACAATCCAACACGAAGAAGACCATCAGATCTAAACTATACCCAGCGACATCTTatcatattaaaacattttgtccCCCTCTTCGTACAGTAGACAGTACTGTGGAACCATTAGGCTCTAGTAGTCTTGCTGAATATTCTCCTTGTTCTCTTCTCCTTGCTGCTGCTTGAGTTGGCCCACTTCATTCTCCAGTTGTACAATGGCTCGCTCAATTTCATAGTTCTTACTCACAAGAGACACCCAACTGTTGAAAACAGACAGACGTTCAAGGGGTTAGAGATGCAGGGTTCGTTCTGTAGTTAATTTGCATAGGCCCAACAGGCACTTACTTTGACTCCAACTCTCTCAGTTTACCTCCGCCTGCCAGCTGATCATTTTTTCGCTGCCAGTTTAGGTCCTGGATCTGTTTTcttttggaagaaaaaaaaaagttgtcagtTCATGCAAACATGACCAAAGAGAATGAACTAATTAGAAAGCATCATATCGTGTGCCTCACCTGAACTTCTGGAGCTCTTTCTGGGCTGATTCGATCATGTAGGCCAAGTTACTGTTGGTGGCAAAAATTCATTATTGAACCTGTATGACGAGTATAATATTAACTTCTCCAAATTTAAGTGTCAAGATGGTTAAAACGTGACGCAAACTCACTCGTTATAAACCTTCCAGCCATTGGTGCCGTGCTGTGCCATAAGATCCAGGTTGTCGATGCGAACAGCTTGGTGCTCCAGCTGGGCCATGGAGTTGTTAACACATTCTTGCCAGGCAGTGATGTCATTCTTCTGTCCCGACGATGGAGCAGGCAGCTCATATCTGTGCACAGAAGACACAAGACATTCATAAtcaattaatgaaattaattattaaatagcTCAAACAATAACTTAATAAAAACACCAATTACCTTTTCATGCTAAGAAGTTCCATAGGCTGTCGTGCACCAAGCCTCTCAAACTCATTTCGCATGATTTCTGTCTGTTTAATTGCATAATAAGGGGTATGTTAGTGTTACTGTATACTGCATGCAGGGTCTtaacttaaaacaaaaaaaacaaaaacatgttaaTCTCCTTTTCAAGCATATACCTCGAATGCTGAAAAGTCTGGCATGGGCAGGTAACTCAAGTAGTTTTTTGTGGGTCGATATCTTCGggtctcctcctccaccaaagcagcGGCCTGAAGAGGACTTACACAGTtattactacatttacagcatttatcagagaggaagaggaattACACAGTTATTACTACAGTTACAttactagcctatgaaccagaagacccaggttcaaatcccacttactaagaccattgtgtccctgagcaagacacttaaccctaagggctgtccctgtaactactgattgtaagtcgctctggataagggcatctgataaatgaggtaaatgtaaaaatgtaaatttaattaacTTGACTAGCTTGTAAGGTTCTATTATCATTGGCTGACACACACATCGAACACCGCATGgcaatacacatatacagtagaggccaaaagtttggacacacattctcattcaatgtgttttctttattttcatgaccattttcattggtagattctcactgaaggcatcaaaactatgaatgaacacatgtggagttatgtacttaataaaaaaggtgaaataactgaaaacatgctttatattctagtttcttcaaaatagccgccctttgctctgattactgctttacagttcccagaggtgtttagcacttgtcggtccctttgccttcactctgcggtccagcatttatcagatgcccttatccagagcgacttacaatcagtagttacagggacagtccccttggagcaagttagggttaagtgtcaggttaagtctcagggacacaatgatagtaagtgggatttgaaccagagtcttctggttcattggcgagtgtgttacccactaggacactACCACCCGATAACTCCacgttcattcatagttttgatgccttcagtgattaTCTACCCATGTAaatggaatgagaaggtgtgcccaaacttttggcctgtactgtacaatttacatacatatacacacagctATATCCAggctatttatttgtatagtgtGCTTTTACACTGTTGACATGGTCGTGGGATTAATAAAGGGGGACTAGTTCTATATATATTAGGGACCTCGTACTGAAATGTTGAAGAATTTTACACCATGTTCTTCGTCTAAACTGGCAGCTAGGCTTGCGATGTTATTTTCCAGCGAAGCAGAGGAAAACGGGCTCGGTTGTTCGCGCATGTCTGTAGCCTATAGCACCCGAACGCAGAGCGACGTCCACTCGCGTTTCCCGCTTTTTCACGGACTGCGGGTCGCGGTGCGAACGCGGCGGAGTTTAACGTCGGCACCTACCGCCTCTCTGACCCCGGCCGCGTCGTATCCCTGGTCAAAATACGGCAACGCGTCAACAAACACCTCGCCGGCTACCGAAGACGTGCCGgccatgttttttactttttaaaacgcCAGAGCACCACGCATGCGCAGTCTCCTTCGCTAAAGAGGGTCGAGGTTCGAGCAGGTAAACcagcgccacctgctgcagGGGAGTCGAACGGAAATacgttttatttgttaaaaacgAATTAATCTCTGAACGGCCAGAACGAATGTAAATGCGAAATGTTTGAGTCAATTataaatttcatattttttctgcCAATAGGATCACAGAAAATATCCTACCATTATAATGAGAAAAAGATGGAAATTgatttttcactttgtgattTGTTTCTCAAAACAAGGGATTATTCTGTGACACAATTCATTATTCTGAACAATCGTCTCATTATAATGAGTTATAATTTCTTGCCATTCCACCGGTAAAAACACCAGCGCCCGGTTATAGACCCAACATCTGGCTTCACCGGAATCTGTCTCGTCATTGTGGAAGAGTTTAGAGGGCAATAAAGGCAGATGGTTTGGTTAAATAAAGACTTGGTTTTATGCACCACAAGTTtagtctttttctttctttctttctttttttttttttttcaaaaccatGCACTCTTCAAGTTCTTATCATTTTGTAAACAGACACCACAGCTGGCTTTTATTAGTTCTTTTGCTGGCAAGCATGTTGGGAAATTAATATCACATattaaacatataaataaaaaaatactcattcaactgaattaaaaaaagcagTCCTCCTAAttccttcaaataaaaaaaatgtgcattaaaaatgtaaattaaaagtatatacaaa harbors:
- the bcas2 gene encoding pre-mRNA-splicing factor SPF27, with amino-acid sequence MAGTSSVAGEVFVDALPYFDQGYDAAGVREAAAALVEEETRRYRPTKNYLSYLPMPDFSAFETEIMRNEFERLGARQPMELLSMKRYELPAPSSGQKNDITAWQECVNNSMAQLEHQAVRIDNLDLMAQHGTNGWKVYNDNLAYMIESAQKELQKFRKQIQDLNWQRKNDQLAGGGKLRELESNWVSLVSKNYEIERAIVQLENEVGQLKQQQGEENKENIQQDY